In Thermodesulfobacteriota bacterium, the DNA window CGAAAGACGATTGACCGGAGCCTTCAAGGAGCGTACGCTTTCACGTACGCAAAGGAGGTGTGTCATGACGACGATCACCGCAACCGAGGCCCGGAGGCTTCTCTACCAGCTACTCGACGATGTATCTGAGTCTCACGAACCGATTCAGATCGCCGGAAAGCGCAATTCGGCGGTTCTGATTTCGGAGGAGGACTGGCGAGCAATTCAGGAAACCCTGTATCTCCATTCGGTTCCTGGGATGCGGGAATCCATCATAGAAGGTCTGAATACCCCGGTGGAGGCTTGCGATAAGGAAGTTGCGTGGTGAGTTGGACGCTTGTCTACACCAAGCAGGCGAACAAGGACGCGAAGAAGCTGGCGGCCGCCGGTCTAAGGCCACAGGCGCAGCGCCTTCTGAACATCTTGGCAGAGAACCAGTATCAAACCCCACCACCCTACGAAAAGCTCGTCGGAGATCTTACGGGCGCCTATGCCAGGCGAATGAACATTCAGCACCGTCTGGTCTATCAGGTCCTGCCTGAGACAAGAACCGTCAAGATTCTTCGCATGTGGACGCACTACGAGTAGTTGGCGAACCAGCGCGTGGTTCGGGCGCTTCGGCGCCGCACCTGCGCGCCGTTCGGGCTCCGTCCCTCCCCGCGCAGGAGATCCCATGAGCTTCGACACGATCCGCTGGACCGGCGACCGGTTGGTCCTCCTGGACCAGACGCTGCTTCCCACCCAGGAGGTGTACCGGGAGTACACCCATTACCCGGACGTGGCCCGGGCCATCGTGGACCTGGTGGTGCGGGGGGCGCCGGCCATTGGGGTGACGGCGGCCTTCGGAATCGCGCTGGCGGCCCGGGAGCTCGCGGCGGAGGGGCGCACCGACCTGCCGGAACGCCTGGAAGAGGTGTACCGGGTGTTTCGCGCCACGCGGCCCACGGCGGTGAACCTCTTCTGGGCGGTGGAGCGGATGCGCCGGCGGGCGGAGGCCCTGTCGGTGTCGGGCCGGCCGGACCCGGAGGTGGCCCGGGCGCTCGCGGCGGAAGCCGAGGCCATCTTCCGGGAGGACGTGGAGGCCAACCGCCGCCTGGGGGCCTTCGGGGCCGCGCTCCTCCCCGACCCGGCCATGGTGCTCACCCACTGTAACGCCGGCGCGTTGGCCACAGCCGGGTACGGCACGGCCCTGGGGGTGGTGCGGGCGGCCGCGGAAGCGGGCAAACGGGTCGCGGTGATCGCCGACGAGACGCGGCCCGTCCTCCAGGGTGCCCGGCTCACGGCCTGGGAGCTCCAGCGCGACGGCATCCCGGTGACCCTGATCGCCGACAACATGGCGGGGGCCCGGCTGCGCCGGGGCGGCGTGGACGCGGTGATCGTGGGGGCGGACCGCATCGCGCGAAACGGCGACACGGCAAACAAGATCGGCACCTACCCCCTGGCGGTGCTCGCCCGGGAGCACCGCGTCCCCTTCTACGTGGCGGCGCCGCTTTCCACGG includes these proteins:
- the mtnA gene encoding S-methyl-5-thioribose-1-phosphate isomerase — protein: MSFDTIRWTGDRLVLLDQTLLPTQEVYREYTHYPDVARAIVDLVVRGAPAIGVTAAFGIALAARELAAEGRTDLPERLEEVYRVFRATRPTAVNLFWAVERMRRRAEALSVSGRPDPEVARALAAEAEAIFREDVEANRRLGAFGAALLPDPAMVLTHCNAGALATAGYGTALGVVRAAAEAGKRVAVIADETRPVLQGARLTAWELQRDGIPVTLIADNMAGARLRRGGVDAVIVGADRIARNGDTANKIGTYPLAVLAREHRVPFYVAAPLSTVDFALASGEEIPIEERSEREVTHWGGTRVAPEGVAVWNPAFDVTPAALVAAIVTEAGVARPPYAETLERLRRQAPAP
- a CDS encoding type II toxin-antitoxin system Phd/YefM family antitoxin; this encodes MTTITATEARRLLYQLLDDVSESHEPIQIAGKRNSAVLISEEDWRAIQETLYLHSVPGMRESIIEGLNTPVEACDKEVAW
- a CDS encoding Txe/YoeB family addiction module toxin — encoded protein: MSWTLVYTKQANKDAKKLAAAGLRPQAQRLLNILAENQYQTPPPYEKLVGDLTGAYARRMNIQHRLVYQVLPETRTVKILRMWTHYE